The Delphinus delphis chromosome 10, mDelDel1.2, whole genome shotgun sequence genome includes a region encoding these proteins:
- the HSD17B8 gene encoding (3R)-3-hydroxyacyl-CoA dehydrogenase isoform X1 → MASQLRLRFALALVTGAGSGIGRAVGVRLAAEGATVAACDLDGAAARETVRLLGGPGSHEGAPRGAHAAFQADVSEAGAVRRLVDQVQACFSRPPSVVVSCAGITRDEFLLHMSEDDWDKVIAVNLKGIFLVTQAAAQALVSSGCPGSIINISSIVGKVGNVGQTNYAASKAGVVGLTQTAARELGRHGIRCNSVLPGFIKTPMTQKVPQKVLDKVTGMIPLGHMGDPEDVADVVAFLASEDSGYITGASVEVTGGLFM, encoded by the exons ATGGCGTCTCAGCTCCGGCTTCGCTTCGCGCTGGCTCTGGTCACAG GTGCTGGTAGTGGCATCGGCCGAGCAGTGGGTGTGCGCCTGGCCGCTGAGGGGGCCACTGTGGCCGCTTGCGACCTGGACGGGGCAGCGGCACGGGAGACGGTGCGGCTGCTGGGAGGGCCGGGAAGCCACGAGGGGGCACCCCGCGGGGCCCACGCAGCCTTCCAGGCTGACGTGTCCGAGGCCGGGGCCGTCAGGCGCCTGGTGGATCAAGTGCAG GCCTGCTTTTCTCGCCCGCCATCTGTCGTTGTGTCCTGTGCGGGCATCACCAGGGATGAGTTTCTGCTCCACATGTCTGAGGATGACTGGGACAAAGTCATAGCTGTCAACCTCAAG ggcatCTTTCTAGTCACTCAGGCTGCAGCCCAAGCCCTGGTGTCCAGTGGCTGTCCTGGCTCCATCATCAACATCAGTAGCATCGTAGGGAAG GTGGGGAACGTGGGACAGACAAACTACGCAGCATCCAAGGCTGGAGTGGTTGGGCTGACCCAGACTGCAGCCCGGGAGCTTGGACG ACATGGGATCCGCTGTAACTCTGTCCTCCCAGGGTTCATTAAAACACCCATGACACAGAAAGTGCCACAGAAGGTACTGGACAAG GTGACTGGAATGATCCCACTGGGACATATGGGGGACCCTGAGG ATGTGGCAGATGTGGTCGCGTTCTTGGCATCTGAAGACAGTGGATACATCACAGGGGCGTCAGTGGAAGTCACTG
- the HSD17B8 gene encoding (3R)-3-hydroxyacyl-CoA dehydrogenase isoform X2 — MASQLRLRFALALVTGAGSGIGRAVGVRLAAEGATVAACDLDGAAARETVRLLGGPGSHEGAPRGAHAAFQADVSEAGAVRRLVDQVQVKKRDDVAPFKALTLPPVPSALQGFLVGNVGQTNYAASKAGVVGLTQTAARELGRHGIRCNSVLPGFIKTPMTQKVPQKVLDKVTGMIPLGHMGDPEDVADVVAFLASEDSGYITGASVEVTGGLFM; from the exons ATGGCGTCTCAGCTCCGGCTTCGCTTCGCGCTGGCTCTGGTCACAG GTGCTGGTAGTGGCATCGGCCGAGCAGTGGGTGTGCGCCTGGCCGCTGAGGGGGCCACTGTGGCCGCTTGCGACCTGGACGGGGCAGCGGCACGGGAGACGGTGCGGCTGCTGGGAGGGCCGGGAAGCCACGAGGGGGCACCCCGCGGGGCCCACGCAGCCTTCCAGGCTGACGTGTCCGAGGCCGGGGCCGTCAGGCGCCTGGTGGATCAAGTGCAGGTGAAAAAGCGAGACGACGTCGCCCCCTTTAAAGCCCTAACGTTGCCTCCAGTGCCCTCGGCTCTACAAGGTTTTTTG GTGGGGAACGTGGGACAGACAAACTACGCAGCATCCAAGGCTGGAGTGGTTGGGCTGACCCAGACTGCAGCCCGGGAGCTTGGACG ACATGGGATCCGCTGTAACTCTGTCCTCCCAGGGTTCATTAAAACACCCATGACACAGAAAGTGCCACAGAAGGTACTGGACAAG GTGACTGGAATGATCCCACTGGGACATATGGGGGACCCTGAGG ATGTGGCAGATGTGGTCGCGTTCTTGGCATCTGAAGACAGTGGATACATCACAGGGGCGTCAGTGGAAGTCACTG